In one window of Micromonospora cathayae DNA:
- a CDS encoding phosphatase PAP2 family protein, with amino-acid sequence MRSDMVDVTAGVPGFSAEWYTDVVEFADGSPEPVQWFAAHFTEGSVVLLGLLLMAAAWRYFRGAPQAAGIGPPSARTTRHRAAALVAPVAVVLAYGLSEWFKTVVDQERPCRDLTDLVIVAGHCPPVGDWSFPSNHSTIAGALATGTVLLWPRLGLLAVPLALLAAASRVFVGVHYPHDVVGGVLLGALVVTALVLPLTGLPQRRSQHRDAPPSPIRKVVS; translated from the coding sequence ATGAGGTCAGACATGGTCGACGTGACGGCGGGGGTGCCCGGGTTCAGCGCCGAGTGGTACACCGACGTCGTCGAGTTCGCCGACGGCAGCCCGGAGCCGGTGCAGTGGTTCGCCGCGCACTTCACCGAGGGCTCGGTGGTGCTGCTCGGCCTGCTGCTCATGGCGGCGGCCTGGCGGTACTTCCGCGGCGCGCCGCAGGCGGCAGGGATCGGCCCGCCGTCGGCCCGGACCACCAGGCACCGCGCGGCGGCGCTGGTCGCCCCGGTGGCGGTGGTGCTCGCGTACGGGCTCAGCGAGTGGTTCAAGACCGTGGTGGACCAGGAACGCCCGTGCCGGGACCTGACCGACCTGGTGATCGTCGCCGGCCACTGCCCACCGGTCGGTGACTGGTCCTTCCCGAGCAACCACTCCACCATCGCCGGGGCGCTCGCCACCGGTACCGTCCTGCTCTGGCCCCGGCTGGGGCTGCTGGCCGTACCGCTGGCCCTGCTGGCCGCCGCTTCCCGGGTCTTCGTGGGGGTGCACTACCCGCACGACGTGGTGGGGGGCGTCCTGCTCGGCGCGCTGGTCGTCACGGCGCTCGTGCTGCCCCTGACCGGCCTGCCGCAGCGCCGGAGCCAGCACCGGGACGCCCCGCCGAGCCCGATACGGAAAGTAGTTTCATGA
- a CDS encoding glycoside hydrolase family 65 protein has translation MRRTEADLDRVAETESIFALSNGWLGWRGNLDEGEPYGMPGSYLNGLHERHGIDYPEDGYAFPQHSDTVVSAPNAALIRLWVGDEPLDLRTGTVRHHERVLDLRAGLLERHTEWISPGGHGVRVRSTRLVSLARRPVAAVRWEVEPLDGPVQVRVCADLLANQRVPERADDPRAATVLEDPLVAEYRRADGADGVLVHRTEHSGQRVAVAVTHLVDAPDTTATDTDCAADRIRLTLSGPLHPGQRLRLVRFAGYECAPTGTPDQPATDAPDGTSGQPVAEAPDGSAEGGPGGSVQGRADRPAADVVPTPVELAGQAVTAAAEARSAGWDALVTEQRAAFAAAWTTADVVLDGDPELQQATRFALFHLLQAGRADGDRTIPAKGLTGNGYDGHVLWDTEGYVLPVLTYVAPAMARAALRWRHAHLTEARERAAELRLSGASFPWRTIGGRECSGYWPAGTAGLHLNADIADAVLRYVAATGDDGFLAGAGLELLVETARLWHGFGHWSDDGSFHLPGVTGPDEYSALVDDNVFTNLMARRNLRGAADAADAYPEQAARLGVAAAEVAGWRAAADAVHLPYDRKRGVHQQSAGFTGLPEWDFDGTDPEADYPLLLHFPYLELYRRQVVKQADLVLAMLRSPGDFTAEEKARNFAYYEARTVRDSSLSSPAQAVLAAEVGHLDLAYDHFAESVLQDLEDLGDKTGDGLHLAALAGAWIALVQGFGGMRDDRGELSFAPRLPGRLNRLAFSLLWHGQRLQVTVTPDEVRYELPDAGPETGVDLWHDGTRIRVTGGAPCVRPLPALPDPGPEPTAPPGRRPARRA, from the coding sequence ATCCGGCGGACCGAAGCGGACCTCGACCGGGTCGCCGAGACCGAATCGATCTTCGCGTTGAGCAACGGCTGGCTGGGCTGGCGCGGCAACCTGGACGAGGGCGAGCCGTACGGGATGCCGGGCAGCTACCTCAACGGCCTGCACGAACGGCACGGGATCGACTACCCCGAGGACGGCTACGCCTTCCCCCAGCACAGCGACACCGTGGTCAGCGCACCGAACGCCGCGCTGATCCGGCTCTGGGTGGGCGACGAACCGCTGGACCTCCGCACCGGCACGGTCCGCCACCACGAACGGGTACTCGACCTGCGGGCCGGCCTGCTGGAGCGGCACACCGAGTGGATCTCCCCGGGCGGGCACGGGGTACGCGTCCGCAGCACCCGGCTGGTCTCGCTGGCCCGCCGCCCGGTGGCCGCGGTGCGCTGGGAGGTCGAGCCGCTGGACGGGCCGGTGCAGGTCCGGGTCTGCGCCGACCTGCTCGCCAACCAGCGGGTTCCCGAGCGGGCCGACGACCCCCGGGCGGCCACCGTCCTGGAGGACCCGCTGGTCGCCGAGTACCGCCGCGCGGACGGTGCCGACGGGGTGCTGGTGCACCGCACGGAACACAGCGGGCAGCGGGTGGCGGTCGCGGTGACCCACCTGGTCGACGCGCCGGACACCACCGCCACCGACACCGACTGCGCGGCCGACCGGATCCGGCTCACCCTGAGCGGGCCGCTCCACCCCGGCCAGCGGCTCCGGCTGGTCCGGTTCGCCGGGTACGAGTGCGCGCCCACCGGCACCCCCGACCAGCCGGCCACCGACGCCCCGGACGGCACCTCCGGTCAGCCGGTCGCCGAGGCCCCGGACGGATCGGCCGAGGGCGGTCCCGGCGGGTCGGTGCAGGGCCGGGCCGACCGCCCGGCCGCCGACGTCGTGCCGACGCCGGTGGAGCTGGCCGGACAGGCGGTGACGGCGGCCGCCGAGGCCCGGTCGGCCGGCTGGGACGCGCTGGTCACCGAGCAGCGGGCCGCCTTCGCCGCCGCCTGGACCACCGCCGACGTCGTCCTCGACGGCGACCCGGAACTTCAGCAGGCCACCCGGTTCGCCCTGTTCCACCTGCTCCAGGCCGGTCGGGCGGACGGCGACCGGACCATCCCCGCGAAGGGGCTCACCGGCAACGGCTACGACGGGCACGTGCTCTGGGACACCGAGGGTTACGTGCTGCCGGTGCTCACCTACGTCGCCCCGGCGATGGCCCGCGCCGCGCTGCGCTGGCGGCACGCCCACCTGACCGAGGCCCGGGAACGCGCGGCCGAGCTGCGACTGTCCGGGGCGAGCTTCCCGTGGCGCACCATCGGCGGCCGGGAGTGCTCCGGCTACTGGCCGGCGGGTACGGCCGGGCTGCACCTCAACGCCGACATCGCCGACGCGGTGCTGCGGTACGTGGCGGCCACCGGCGACGACGGGTTCCTCGCCGGGGCCGGGTTGGAGCTGCTGGTGGAGACCGCCCGGCTCTGGCACGGCTTCGGGCACTGGTCCGACGACGGCTCGTTCCACCTGCCCGGGGTCACCGGCCCGGACGAGTACAGCGCCCTGGTCGACGACAACGTCTTCACCAACCTGATGGCCCGGCGGAACCTGCGCGGGGCCGCCGACGCCGCCGACGCGTACCCGGAGCAGGCGGCCCGGCTGGGGGTGGCCGCCGCCGAGGTGGCCGGGTGGCGGGCCGCCGCCGACGCCGTGCACCTGCCGTACGACCGCAAGCGCGGGGTGCACCAGCAGTCGGCCGGGTTCACCGGGCTGCCCGAGTGGGACTTCGACGGCACCGACCCCGAGGCGGACTACCCGCTGCTGCTGCACTTCCCGTACCTGGAGCTGTACCGCAGGCAGGTGGTCAAGCAGGCCGACCTGGTGCTGGCGATGCTGCGCAGCCCGGGGGACTTCACCGCCGAGGAGAAGGCCCGCAACTTCGCGTACTACGAGGCCCGTACCGTCCGCGACTCGTCGCTCTCCTCGCCGGCCCAGGCGGTGCTCGCCGCCGAGGTCGGCCACCTCGACCTGGCGTACGACCACTTCGCCGAGTCGGTGCTCCAGGACCTGGAGGACCTGGGTGACAAGACCGGGGACGGGCTGCACCTGGCCGCGTTGGCCGGGGCGTGGATCGCGCTGGTGCAGGGGTTCGGTGGGATGCGGGACGACCGGGGCGAGCTGTCGTTCGCGCCCCGGCTGCCCGGCCGGCTGAACCGGCTGGCGTTCAGCCTGCTCTGGCACGGGCAGCGCCTCCAGGTCACGGTCACCCCCGACGAGGTCCGGTACGAGCTGCCCGACGCCGGCCCGGAGACCGGGGTCGACCTGTGGCACGACGGCACCCGGATCCGGGTCACCGGCGGCGCGCCGTGCGTACGGCCGCTGCCGGCGCTGCCCGACCCCGGCCCGGAACCGACCGCCCCGCCCGGCCGTCGCCCCGCCCGACGCGCCTGA